In Acidianus brierleyi, one genomic interval encodes:
- a CDS encoding anthranilate synthase component I, whose product MEVYPITSFAQPYEVFKCIESSEKYAALLESVSGPQNMSRYSIIAWGAKNYINVHASENFEDKVAKNITPTNYEFNPRFLGNLIGYISYDVIRQWERVKDLKPSSEDWPYAEFFLPENVIVFDHNSGKVYVEGDLKSYNCGEMEDLKVNFYDESMKKQEFENGVNKILEYIRAGYAFQVVLSRFYRYAFKGDIMKLYYNLRKINPSPYMFYLKFDKRKLIGSSPELLFSLQNDIAETYPIAGTRPRGSSKEEDLSLEQELISSEKERSEHLMLVDLARNDLGKVSVPGTVKVPEFMYVEKYSHVQHIVSKVIGTIRKNYTVLDVLKAMFPAGTVSGAPKPMAMNIIEELEPYKRGPYAGVVGTLSQNFGEFAISIRTAFINDDIIRIQAGAGIVYDSIPEMEYLETEHKMKALLAALGK is encoded by the coding sequence ATGGAAGTATATCCAATAACTTCTTTTGCTCAACCATACGAAGTTTTCAAATGTATAGAAAGTTCTGAGAAATATGCTGCCTTATTAGAAAGTGTCAGTGGACCTCAAAATATGTCAAGATATAGTATAATAGCTTGGGGTGCTAAAAATTACATTAATGTACATGCCAGTGAAAATTTTGAAGATAAAGTAGCAAAAAATATAACGCCTACAAATTATGAATTTAATCCAAGATTCTTAGGGAATTTGATAGGATATATATCTTATGATGTAATTAGACAATGGGAAAGAGTTAAGGATCTTAAGCCAAGTTCTGAAGACTGGCCATACGCAGAATTTTTCTTGCCTGAAAATGTTATAGTATTTGATCATAACTCTGGAAAAGTGTATGTAGAGGGCGATTTAAAATCATATAATTGTGGAGAAATGGAAGATCTAAAGGTAAATTTCTATGACGAATCTATGAAAAAACAGGAATTTGAAAATGGTGTGAATAAGATTCTTGAATATATAAGAGCTGGCTACGCATTTCAGGTTGTTCTTTCTCGGTTTTATAGATACGCATTTAAGGGCGATATAATGAAGCTCTATTATAACTTAAGGAAGATAAATCCATCTCCATACATGTTTTATTTAAAGTTTGATAAGAGAAAATTGATAGGATCTAGTCCAGAATTGCTTTTTTCCCTTCAAAATGATATAGCAGAAACATATCCAATAGCAGGTACTAGACCTAGAGGTTCTAGTAAAGAAGAAGATCTTTCTTTAGAACAAGAGTTGATATCTTCTGAAAAAGAAAGATCGGAACACTTAATGCTTGTAGATTTAGCAAGAAACGATTTAGGAAAAGTTTCTGTTCCAGGCACTGTTAAGGTTCCAGAATTTATGTATGTCGAGAAATATAGTCATGTGCAACATATAGTAAGTAAAGTAATTGGGACAATCAGGAAAAATTACACTGTGCTTGATGTATTGAAAGCTATGTTTCCTGCAGGTACTGTTAGCGGAGCTCCAAAACCTATGGCTATGAACATCATAGAAGAATTAGAACCCTATAAAAGAGGTCCTTATGCGGGAGTAGTAGGAACTTTATCCCAGAACTTTGGTGAGTTTGCCATATCTATTCGCACAGCATTTATTAACGATGACATAATTAGAATTCAAGCAGGAGCAGGTATAGTCTATGATTCTATTCCAGAAATGGAATATTTAGAGACTGAACATAAGATGAAAGCATTATTAGCTGCTCTGGGGAAGTAA
- a CDS encoding aminodeoxychorismate/anthranilate synthase component II, producing MDITLIIDNYDSFVYNIAQSVGELGTYPIVIRNDEITLSGVERMNPDRIIISPGPGSPDKKEDIGIVIDVIRNLGKKIPILGICLGHQAIGYAFGARIRRARKVFHGKVSNILHNSNTSLYFAIPQEFKATRYHSLVIDDVKYPLIIDAISKEDNEIMAIHHSDLRIYGVQFHPESIGTAVGQKIFYNFLNRV from the coding sequence ATGGATATTACGCTCATTATAGATAATTACGATAGTTTCGTATATAATATAGCACAGTCTGTTGGTGAATTAGGAACATATCCTATAGTCATACGCAATGATGAAATAACTCTAAGCGGAGTAGAAAGAATGAATCCAGATAGGATAATTATTTCTCCTGGTCCTGGATCTCCAGATAAGAAAGAAGATATAGGAATAGTTATAGACGTTATTAGAAATTTAGGCAAGAAAATTCCTATTTTAGGTATATGCTTAGGTCATCAGGCTATAGGTTATGCTTTTGGTGCTAGAATAAGAAGAGCAAGAAAGGTATTTCATGGTAAAGTAAGTAATATATTACATAATTCAAATACGTCATTATATTTTGCTATTCCTCAAGAGTTTAAGGCTACTAGGTATCATAGTCTAGTCATAGACGATGTTAAATACCCTCTAATAATTGATGCTATATCAAAGGAAGATAATGAGATAATGGCTATTCATCATTCTGATCTAAGGATATACGGTGTTCAATTTCATCCAGAAAGTATAGGAACAGCAGTTGGTCAAAAGATATTTTATAATTTTCTGAATAGAGTATGA
- a CDS encoding phosphoribosylanthranilate isomerase — protein sequence MSTKIKICGISTLKDIIEISNMDVDMLGIVSEKNSPRFAKSQFLEIAKHFSTKPIVYVRANGKICDIIKDGEKADIIQIHRILEDNELDELTTYNRKFILYVPGDEKYEKYIDKVYKVTDLALLDSPRKGEKLNLSYARKVLNNYPDLGIAGGINPSNIKNYIELNPAWIDISSGVESFPGKKDLDKIKTIIGVLKWKYIQ from the coding sequence GTGTCAACAAAGATTAAGATATGTGGAATTTCTACCTTAAAGGATATTATTGAAATTTCCAATATGGACGTTGATATGCTAGGAATCGTTAGCGAAAAGAACAGTCCTAGGTTCGCTAAATCTCAATTTTTAGAGATAGCTAAGCATTTTTCTACTAAACCTATAGTCTATGTTAGAGCAAATGGGAAAATATGTGATATAATTAAAGATGGAGAAAAAGCCGATATAATCCAAATACACAGGATTCTAGAAGACAATGAATTAGATGAGCTTACTACATATAATAGAAAATTCATATTATATGTTCCTGGAGACGAAAAATATGAAAAGTACATAGATAAAGTATACAAAGTTACAGATTTGGCTTTGTTAGATTCTCCAAGAAAAGGAGAAAAATTGAATTTAAGTTATGCAAGGAAAGTTCTTAATAACTATCCAGATTTAGGAATAGCAGGTGGTATAAATCCTTCAAATATTAAAAATTATATTGAGCTCAACCCTGCATGGATAGATATATCCAGTGGCGTGGAATCATTTCCTGGAAAAAAAGATTTAGATAAAATAAAAACAATAATTGGCGTATTAAAATGGAAGTATATCCAATAA
- a CDS encoding pyridoxal phosphate-dependent aminotransferase, which translates to MQNFATSLGNLSGESTLLYQEIARKIEKEKGIKTINFGIGQPDVVTFSKIREAAKQALDQGFTAYTPALGIDDLRQKIAVELSEKYGNIKKEEIAITPGAKTALFVSFLLYINPGDEVILIDPAFYSYSEVIKLLGGKPVYAELRFSESEGFSIDIEKISKLINKKTKMIVLNNPHNPTGMVFRSKEIIKLQEIIKENKIILLSDEIYDHFIYEGEMRSVLQDPDWRDYVIYINGFSKTFSMTGWRLGYIAAKKEIIDKIGILASNIYTCATSFVQKAALEAFNTYDDVKNMIELFRRRRDIMYSELKKIKEFKIYKSPGTFYMFPEVSNILKKWNFDTKSLAIKLIEEAGVITVPGEVFPLNGGKQFLRMSFAIGEDKIKEGINRIKNVIEEVDEKSTHD; encoded by the coding sequence ATGCAAAACTTTGCAACTAGTTTGGGAAACCTTTCTGGTGAATCTACATTATTATATCAAGAAATAGCTAGGAAAATAGAAAAAGAAAAAGGAATAAAGACTATAAACTTCGGAATAGGCCAGCCAGATGTTGTAACATTTTCCAAAATTCGTGAAGCTGCAAAACAAGCTTTAGATCAAGGTTTTACTGCTTATACTCCAGCATTAGGTATAGACGATCTTAGGCAAAAAATTGCTGTAGAACTAAGTGAAAAATACGGGAATATCAAGAAAGAGGAGATAGCAATAACTCCTGGAGCGAAAACTGCACTTTTTGTCTCGTTTCTACTTTATATTAATCCAGGAGATGAAGTAATATTAATAGATCCGGCATTTTATTCGTATTCTGAAGTTATAAAACTCCTTGGTGGGAAGCCAGTATATGCAGAATTGAGGTTTTCAGAAAGCGAGGGTTTTTCTATAGATATAGAAAAAATATCCAAACTTATAAATAAAAAAACTAAGATGATAGTTCTTAATAATCCGCATAATCCTACAGGAATGGTTTTCAGATCAAAAGAGATAATCAAGCTTCAAGAAATTATTAAAGAAAATAAAATAATTCTATTATCTGATGAAATCTATGACCATTTTATATACGAAGGAGAAATGAGAAGTGTTTTGCAAGATCCTGATTGGAGAGACTATGTTATATACATAAATGGATTTAGTAAAACTTTTAGCATGACTGGTTGGAGACTAGGATATATAGCAGCTAAAAAAGAGATTATAGACAAAATAGGCATATTAGCATCAAATATATACACATGTGCAACTAGTTTTGTACAAAAAGCCGCATTAGAAGCCTTTAACACTTATGATGATGTCAAGAATATGATAGAACTATTTAGAAGAAGAAGAGACATAATGTATTCTGAATTAAAGAAAATAAAAGAGTTTAAGATATATAAATCTCCAGGAACTTTTTATATGTTTCCGGAAGTAAGTAATATTCTAAAAAAATGGAATTTTGATACGAAATCGCTAGCTATAAAATTAATAGAAGAAGCAGGAGTTATAACTGTTCCGGGAGAGGTTTTTCCGCTAAATGGAGGAAAACAATTTTTGAGAATGAGTTTTGCTATAGGCGAAGATAAGATTAAAGAAGGAATAAATAGAATTAAGAATGTAATAGAAGAAGTTGATGAAAAGTCTACTCATGATTGA
- the trpD gene encoding anthranilate phosphoribosyltransferase, whose translation MSSKELLNKVTEKLDLEETEAEEIANSIMSGSMPEILSAAFLSALKTKGESVSEISGFAKSMRSHALKVYLGDAIDTAGTGGDGYGTVNVSTISAILVSQIYPVIKHGNRAASSKSGSADLLETLGYNISITPEKAKLLFDKYKFVFLFAQLYHPAMKNVANIRKTLGIRTIFNILGPLTNPAGIKKQIIGVFSRAYLEKIIAAGLSLGYDRLLLVHGEPGIDEVSPCGNTYVYELKGNKIESYIVNYSEFLKEKISIDKIIVKDSKDSAIRILRAINNKDEYIKNFIKINSAFALYVTGVTKDLYDSYELSSQLFETVFRKIYEIIEGNGDISKLRSLMVEAGVNKD comes from the coding sequence ATGAGTTCTAAAGAACTTCTCAATAAGGTTACAGAAAAACTAGATTTAGAAGAAACTGAAGCTGAGGAAATAGCTAATAGTATAATGTCTGGTTCTATGCCAGAGATTTTATCTGCTGCTTTTTTGTCAGCATTAAAGACTAAAGGTGAAAGTGTAAGTGAAATATCTGGTTTCGCTAAATCTATGCGTTCTCATGCGCTAAAGGTTTATCTTGGCGATGCTATAGATACTGCAGGAACTGGAGGAGATGGCTATGGCACAGTGAATGTTAGTACAATATCCGCTATACTCGTAAGTCAAATATATCCAGTAATTAAGCATGGAAACAGAGCAGCAAGTAGTAAAAGTGGTAGTGCTGATTTACTTGAAACGTTAGGATATAATATATCTATTACTCCAGAAAAGGCAAAGCTACTATTTGACAAGTATAAATTTGTATTTCTATTCGCTCAACTTTATCATCCTGCAATGAAAAATGTAGCCAACATAAGAAAAACGCTCGGTATAAGGACTATATTTAATATTTTAGGACCTTTAACTAATCCTGCTGGAATAAAGAAGCAAATAATAGGAGTATTTTCGAGGGCATATCTAGAGAAAATTATTGCTGCAGGCTTAAGTTTAGGGTATGATAGACTATTATTAGTTCATGGAGAACCTGGTATAGACGAAGTAAGTCCATGCGGTAATACATATGTCTATGAGCTAAAAGGCAATAAAATAGAATCTTATATCGTAAATTATTCGGAATTTCTAAAAGAAAAAATATCTATTGACAAAATTATAGTAAAAGATAGTAAGGATTCCGCAATAAGAATACTGAGAGCAATTAATAATAAAGACGAATATATTAAGAACTTTATAAAAATAAATTCGGCTTTCGCTCTTTATGTTACTGGAGTAACAAAAGATTTATACGATAGTTATGAATTATCTTCACAATTATTTGAAACAGTTTTCAGAAAAATATATGAAATTATAGAAGGTAATGGTGATATTTCTAAACTAAGAAGCCTAATGGTGGAAGCAGGTGTCAACAAAGATTAA
- the trpA gene encoding tryptophan synthase subunit alpha, with translation MSKWLVSYLTLGYPNNKDFLEFMQSSVKEGSDILEIGMKPKYAKYDGPVIRRSYKAVNLSEEETWKLLKETREKIDVPIVILTYLEDWLPSLDTFLEKLHNIGIDGILFPDLLIDFVDEYEKYVNKIREKGLKAVIFTAPSVPDTMIHNVSKNSDMFLYYGVRPTTGVPIPVSVDSLITRVRTLVENKLVVGFGLSDVNDMRKALRAGADGIAIGTAYIEEIEKNGINSAISLVKYFRGVLNEF, from the coding sequence ATGAGTAAATGGTTAGTATCATATTTAACTTTGGGATATCCAAATAACAAAGATTTCCTAGAATTTATGCAAAGTTCAGTAAAAGAAGGTTCTGATATATTAGAAATAGGGATGAAACCTAAATATGCTAAGTATGATGGGCCAGTTATAAGAAGAAGCTATAAAGCAGTTAATTTATCAGAAGAAGAAACTTGGAAATTGTTGAAGGAAACTAGAGAAAAAATAGATGTTCCTATAGTTATATTAACATATTTAGAAGATTGGTTGCCTTCATTAGATACTTTCCTTGAAAAACTCCATAATATAGGAATAGACGGTATATTATTCCCTGATTTGCTGATAGATTTTGTTGATGAATATGAAAAATATGTTAATAAGATAAGGGAAAAAGGTTTAAAGGCTGTTATATTTACCGCTCCATCAGTTCCAGATACTATGATTCATAATGTATCAAAGAATTCTGATATGTTTTTATATTATGGTGTAAGACCTACTACCGGTGTACCAATACCAGTTAGTGTAGATTCTTTAATAACACGCGTACGAACATTAGTTGAAAATAAACTAGTAGTAGGATTTGGTCTTTCAGATGTTAATGATATGAGAAAGGCATTGAGAGCAGGAGCAGACGGAATAGCTATAGGTACAGCATATATTGAAGAAATAGAGAAAAACGGAATAAACTCTGCAATTTCTCTTGTTAAATATTTCAGGGGAGTTTTAAATGAGTTCTAA
- a CDS encoding valine--tRNA ligase produces MEEWPKHYEPKEIEQKWQNTWLSKDFWDKVYKFDENSEKPVFYIDTPPPFTSGELHMGHAYWVTIADTIGRFKRLQGYNVLLPQGWDTQGLPTELKVQYKLKIPKENRDLFLQKCVEWTNDMIDKMKKAMIKLGYRPDWEQFEYKTFEHNYRVIIQKSLIDMYNKGIVKIKEGPVYWCPKCETALALSEVGYLEKEGYLVYIGFPLKEGGEIVIATTRPELIGATQAIAVHPNDERYKALVGKVAIIPLFNKEIKIIADEDVEKDFGTGAVMISTYGDPQDIRWKLKYNLPAVELIDNRGRIKGTGIIDGLKVEDARKKIIEILKEKGYVRKIEKIKHNVLSHTERSDCLSPIEFLNKKQIYIDVLPFKEKMLKEYEKMQFKPSRMSYYLQDWIRSLDWDWNISRQRIYGTPLPFWYCDNNHLIPAKEEDLPIDPTKAKPPYEKCPYCGLPLKPVTDVADVWIDSSITVLYLSGFYTDKKRFSKAFPASLRLQGTDIIRTWLFYTFFRTLVLANDVPFKQVLINGQVLGPDGTRMSKSKGNVISPLDRIDEFGADSIRMTLLDAAIGDDFPFKWETVRSKKLLLQKLWNACRLSYPFISNNIEKPENLNILDKWVLAEHKKFIEKCINAYNSYDFFIILQEIYSYFWEIIADEYLELIKYRLFQNDKSAIYTLSRILKDIIIILHPIAPHITEEIYNRLYHIKPSILLENLPNTDDIEIDPEAEKIGNNVKKLNSMIRSAKINSRLSMNTYINAKIYGNRNFIEDIKKAEDDIKKTLKIDNIEYIENSEEKVEIEKSDHGSSNHQS; encoded by the coding sequence ATGGAAGAATGGCCTAAACACTATGAACCAAAAGAAATTGAGCAAAAATGGCAAAATACCTGGTTAAGTAAAGATTTTTGGGATAAGGTTTATAAATTCGATGAAAATTCTGAAAAGCCAGTATTCTATATTGATACACCACCGCCTTTTACTAGCGGAGAGCTTCATATGGGACATGCTTATTGGGTAACCATTGCTGACACTATAGGCAGATTTAAGCGCTTGCAAGGTTACAATGTACTCTTACCACAAGGTTGGGATACACAAGGATTACCTACTGAACTTAAGGTTCAATATAAGTTAAAAATTCCAAAAGAAAATAGAGATCTATTCCTTCAGAAATGTGTAGAATGGACAAATGACATGATAGATAAAATGAAAAAAGCTATGATAAAATTGGGTTATAGACCTGATTGGGAACAGTTTGAATATAAAACATTTGAGCATAATTATAGAGTAATAATTCAGAAAAGTTTGATAGATATGTATAATAAAGGTATAGTAAAGATTAAGGAAGGGCCAGTATATTGGTGTCCAAAATGCGAAACAGCATTAGCTTTAAGTGAAGTAGGATATCTGGAAAAAGAAGGATACCTAGTTTACATAGGTTTTCCATTGAAAGAAGGTGGAGAAATAGTAATAGCAACAACCAGACCAGAATTAATAGGTGCTACTCAAGCTATAGCAGTTCACCCTAACGATGAGCGATATAAGGCTCTAGTAGGAAAAGTTGCTATTATACCTTTATTTAACAAAGAAATAAAGATAATAGCAGATGAGGACGTAGAAAAAGATTTTGGAACTGGTGCAGTAATGATAAGCACTTATGGAGATCCGCAAGACATAAGATGGAAGTTGAAATATAACTTGCCTGCAGTAGAGCTTATAGATAATAGAGGAAGAATAAAAGGAACTGGAATAATAGATGGATTAAAAGTAGAAGATGCTAGGAAAAAGATAATAGAAATTCTTAAAGAAAAGGGTTATGTAAGAAAAATAGAAAAGATAAAACATAATGTTCTTTCTCATACTGAAAGGAGCGATTGTTTATCTCCAATAGAGTTTTTAAATAAAAAACAGATATATATAGATGTACTGCCTTTTAAGGAGAAAATGTTAAAAGAATATGAAAAAATGCAATTCAAACCGAGTAGAATGTCATATTATTTACAAGATTGGATAAGAAGCTTAGACTGGGATTGGAATATAAGTAGACAAAGGATCTATGGAACTCCATTACCTTTCTGGTATTGTGATAATAATCATCTAATACCTGCTAAGGAAGAAGATCTACCTATAGATCCAACTAAAGCAAAACCACCCTACGAAAAATGCCCATATTGTGGACTACCATTAAAGCCAGTAACAGATGTAGCAGATGTATGGATAGACTCTAGTATAACAGTTCTTTATCTGTCAGGATTTTATACAGATAAGAAAAGATTCTCTAAAGCTTTTCCAGCATCTTTAAGATTACAGGGTACAGATATTATTAGAACTTGGCTATTTTATACCTTCTTTAGAACATTAGTATTAGCTAACGATGTTCCCTTTAAACAAGTGCTAATAAATGGCCAAGTATTAGGTCCAGACGGAACAAGAATGAGTAAGAGCAAGGGAAACGTTATTTCTCCTCTAGATAGAATAGACGAGTTTGGTGCAGATTCTATAAGAATGACATTACTTGATGCTGCCATAGGCGATGATTTTCCATTCAAATGGGAAACTGTAAGAAGTAAAAAACTTCTCCTACAAAAACTATGGAATGCATGTAGACTTTCATATCCGTTTATAAGTAATAACATAGAAAAGCCAGAAAATCTAAATATCTTAGACAAATGGGTATTAGCAGAACATAAAAAATTCATAGAAAAATGTATAAATGCTTATAATTCATACGACTTTTTCATAATACTTCAAGAAATATATAGTTATTTCTGGGAAATAATAGCAGATGAGTATCTAGAATTAATAAAATATAGATTATTTCAAAATGATAAATCTGCAATATATACACTAAGTAGAATATTAAAGGATATAATAATCATATTGCATCCAATAGCTCCACACATAACAGAGGAAATATACAATAGGCTATATCATATTAAGCCAAGCATACTTCTAGAGAATCTTCCTAACACAGATGATATAGAAATAGATCCTGAAGCAGAAAAAATAGGTAATAATGTCAAAAAACTTAATTCTATGATAAGAAGTGCAAAAATAAATAGTAGACTATCCATGAATACATACATAAATGCGAAAATATATGGAAACAGAAATTTTATTGAAGATATAAAGAAGGCTGAAGATGACATAAAGAAAACACTAAAGATAGACAATATAGAATATATAGAAAATAGTGAAGAAAAAGTCGAAATAGAAAAATCAGACCATGGGAGTTCAAATCATCAATCATGA
- the trpC gene encoding indole-3-glycerol phosphate synthase TrpC has protein sequence MPRYLSGWLKEVVDNALNRPYISMQRSRPIYSLYESILNAKEKKRTAIIAEYKTRSPSGFFAERDAIEYAKLMEENGAIGLSVLTEDKFFGGSYENLRNIANTVKISILMKDFVVTERQIDTAYNLGADSVLLIVRILTERELINLLDYARSYKLEPLVEVHDIDDLEIALNSGAKIIGINSRNLSTLELKLQNVKEILPLVPNDKLKVAESGISSREDIEDLKKSGADAFLIGTLLMKEPAKIKELL, from the coding sequence ATGCCTAGATATCTTAGTGGTTGGTTAAAGGAAGTAGTAGATAATGCTCTTAATAGACCATATATAAGTATGCAAAGATCAAGGCCAATTTATTCACTATATGAAAGTATTTTGAATGCTAAAGAGAAAAAAAGGACTGCAATTATAGCTGAATATAAGACACGTTCTCCATCTGGCTTTTTTGCTGAAAGAGACGCGATCGAGTACGCTAAACTAATGGAAGAGAATGGTGCTATAGGCTTAAGTGTACTTACTGAGGATAAGTTTTTTGGAGGTTCATATGAGAATCTTAGAAATATTGCTAATACAGTAAAAATCTCTATATTAATGAAAGATTTTGTTGTTACGGAAAGACAAATCGATACTGCATATAATTTAGGAGCAGATAGTGTACTATTAATAGTAAGGATACTTACTGAAAGAGAACTTATAAATCTTTTAGACTATGCAAGGTCTTATAAATTAGAACCATTAGTGGAGGTACATGATATAGATGATTTAGAAATAGCTTTAAATTCTGGAGCCAAAATAATAGGAATAAATTCTAGAAATTTAAGTACATTAGAATTGAAATTACAGAATGTAAAAGAAATTTTGCCATTAGTTCCTAATGATAAATTAAAAGTAGCAGAAAGTGGAATTTCATCAAGGGAAGATATAGAAGATTTAAAGAAAAGTGGTGCAGACGCTTTTCTAATAGGAACGTTATTAATGAAAGAACCAGCTAAAATTAAAGAGCTATTATAA
- a CDS encoding NAD(P)/FAD-dependent oxidoreductase: MDKIAIRGGGVAGSYLANLLQKSNYDVTLFDLKGKYFKPCGDVVPNIYEPKINWNIKYRIKNFAFYLDGEKIYDVRYRHTKWNVIDKSEWINSMLDNIKQKVIGNEKPERERYDIIINAMGPYLMDRKVVYTTRSLVKTEEFNDEAILEFNSKFTGFYWIFPDSEGIYNIGAGFLEYKNSKELLLQYIKSKLKKYEIIDTRGAPITVDLISDKNWKIGEARGLVFPMSGEGIRPSAISAEAAFDALTKGEDFNETLNNKLYKLEKRIKIQYSLLKIYINLNESLRKSMLKVFLRNGILIDAFLEDKIDFEGISESVKAIKDGAISN; encoded by the coding sequence ATGGACAAGATTGCCATAAGAGGAGGCGGAGTAGCCGGTTCTTATCTAGCTAATTTACTTCAAAAATCCAATTACGACGTTACACTATTTGATCTAAAAGGCAAATATTTTAAGCCTTGTGGAGATGTAGTACCTAATATTTATGAACCAAAAATAAATTGGAATATAAAATATAGAATTAAGAATTTTGCATTCTATTTAGACGGAGAAAAAATATACGATGTAAGATATAGACACACTAAATGGAATGTTATAGATAAGTCAGAATGGATTAATAGTATGTTAGATAATATAAAACAAAAGGTAATCGGAAACGAAAAACCGGAAAGAGAAAGATACGATATTATAATAAACGCTATGGGTCCATATCTTATGGACAGAAAAGTAGTATATACCACAAGGTCTTTAGTTAAGACTGAAGAATTTAATGATGAAGCAATATTAGAATTTAACTCTAAATTTACTGGATTTTACTGGATTTTCCCTGACTCTGAAGGGATATATAATATAGGTGCTGGATTCTTAGAATATAAGAATTCAAAGGAACTTTTATTACAATATATTAAATCTAAACTAAAAAAATATGAAATTATAGATACTAGAGGTGCTCCAATAACTGTGGATCTAATATCTGATAAAAATTGGAAAATAGGAGAAGCCAGGGGTCTAGTTTTCCCTATGAGCGGAGAAGGAATAAGACCGTCTGCAATATCAGCAGAAGCCGCATTTGACGCTTTAACTAAGGGAGAAGATTTTAATGAGACCCTAAATAATAAGTTGTATAAACTAGAAAAAAGGATAAAAATACAGTATTCATTATTAAAAATTTATATTAACCTTAATGAGAGTTTAAGGAAATCAATGCTTAAAGTATTTTTAAGGAATGGGATACTTATAGATGCGTTTTTAGAAGATAAAATAGATTTTGAAGGTATATCAGAATCAGTTAAGGCGATTAAAGATGGTGCAATTAGTAATTGA